From the genome of Pelomonas sp. SE-A7, one region includes:
- a CDS encoding 4a-hydroxytetrahydrobiopterin dehydratase yields MSPIPDLLFARCEPRRDAIAAAQLDTWLAQVPGWMPDPDRKLIARRFGFENFYQVMAFVDAVAEIAHAQDHHPEMLVGYSACTVSYSTHSAGGLTANDFICAAQVSALPEATGE; encoded by the coding sequence ATGAGCCCCATTCCCGACCTGCTGTTCGCCCGCTGCGAACCCCGGCGTGATGCGATCGCCGCCGCCCAGCTGGACACCTGGCTGGCGCAAGTGCCGGGCTGGATGCCCGACCCGGACCGCAAGCTGATTGCCCGCCGCTTCGGCTTCGAGAATTTCTACCAGGTGATGGCCTTCGTCGATGCCGTGGCCGAGATCGCCCATGCGCAGGACCACCATCCCGAGATGCTGGTCGGCTACTCCGCTTGCACGGTGAGCTACAGCACCCATTCGGCCGGCGGCCTGACCGCCAATGACTTCATCTGCGCGGCCCAGGTCAGCGCGCTGCCGGAGGCCACCGGCGAATGA